The DNA segment AATCTCTTTTTTTGGAGGTGGAACTGATTATCCTGTCTGGTATAGAGAGAATAGCGGAGCAGTTCTTTCAACAACTATAGATAAATATTGTTATATAACTTGTCGGCGACTCCCTCCTTTCTTTGAATACAAGCACAGAATTGTCTATTCAAAGTACGAACATGTTAACGAAATAGATGAAATTGTGCACCCTGCCGTTAGAGAGGCATTTAGATTTATGGATATTAAGGATGGATTAGAGATACATCATGACGGGGACCTCCCCGCGCGATCCGGTCTAGGATCGAGTTCGTCTTTTACTGTAGGGTTATTGCATGCTCTATATGCTTTAAAAGGGGAAATGGTTACAAAAAAACGCTTGTCTCTTGAAGCTATTCATATTGAGCAGGAGATGATAAAAGAAAATGTAGGTTCACAAGACCAGGTGAGTGTAGCGTTTGGAGGCCTAAATAAGATTGAATTTTCCGGTAATCATGATATTGAAGTCAGACCCATAACTATAAGAGAGCCGAGGTTGCAGGAATTGCAGGATTGTTTAATGCTATTTTTTACTGGTTTTACAAGGATAGCTTCAGATGTAGCAGGAGATAAAATATCTCAAATCCCAAATAAAAAGAAGGAACTTAATATATTGCATGATATGGTTAATAACGCTATAGATATCTTAAATGGAAACTATGACCTTGTTGAATTTGGCAAATTGCTTGATGAAAGCTGGAAAATTAAGAAAAGTTTGTCTAGTAAAGTATCAAACAGGAACATAGACAATATTTATGAGAGCGCAATTAAGGCTGGTGCAACTGGTGGGAAGATTTTAGGCGCTGGTAGTGGGGGCTTTATTTTGTTTTTTGTGAGGCCTGAGAAAAGAGATAGAGTAAAGAAAGCATTAAGTCCTTTATTGCACGTGCCTTTTCGTTTTGATAAAACAGGAAGCCAGATTATTTATTATAGTGAAAGCGGAGTGTAATAAGTGAAAATTCCTTTTGGAACAATTTCTATAACGAAAAAATCCAGAGAATTAATAAAAGAAATTCTCAAATCAAATAGATTATCCAGTGGGAAGCACGTAAGAGAATTCGAAAAAAAATTCGCAAAACTTATAGGCACAAAAGAAGCGATTGCGGTTAGCAGTGGAACTGATGCTCTTGTGTTAGCATTGGCAGTGTTATATGAATTTGGCGCAAGACGGGGAGACGAGATCATAGTTCCAGCCCTATCGTTTGTAGCAACAGGCAATGCTGTGTTGCATGCTGGGTTTACTCCTGTTTTTGTGGATATTAATAAAAAAACTTTAAATATTGACTGTTCTAAGATTGAAGGCGTTATTACAAAAAAGACCAAAGCGATTTTGCCTGTTCATTTAATGGGGAAGCCTGCAGATATGGATACCATAAATAGTATTGCAAAAAAACACAATCTCTATGTAATTGAAGATGCAGCAGAGGCGCACGGAGCAGTCTATAAGAACAAAAATATAGGCACTATAGGGGATATGGCTGCATATAGTCTTTATGTTGCGCACATAATCAGTACTGTAGAAGGAGGCATTATTACTACAGATAATCAGAACTTTGCTGAAACAATAAGGTCATTAAGAAGTCATGGGAGAGCATGTAAGTGTGAAAGCTGTGTGCTTAATACTGCATCTGCTTATTGTCCAAAGAGGTTTAAGTATAAAGATAATGCAGATATTAGATTTATATTTGAACGAGTCGGTTTTTCATCTAAGATGAATGAGATGGAGGCAGCAATAGGGATCGGGAACCTGGATATATATAATGATATTCTTAGCAGAAGAAGAGAAAATCTTTATTATCTTATAAAAAAATTCAAAAATTTTGAACCCTATATGGCAACAATAGAAAAGGAATCTTATGAGGAGATAGGGCCACACGCTTTTCCCATGATTATTCAAGAGGGTGTAAAATTTACCCGTAATCAGCTTGTAACTTTTCTAGAAAAAAATGAGATTGATACAAGAAGCTTGTTCTCTTCTATGCCCACGCAATGTCTTGGCTTTAAATTCTTGGGTTATAAAGAAGGAGATTTTCCAAATGCTGAGTACATAGGAGAACATGGGATTCATATAGGAGTCCATCAGGATTTAGATAAAGAGAAATGCGATTACATTATTAATACAATAGGAAAATTTTTATCAAAAAATGGCTAGGACGTCTAAAAAAGTACAACCATGGCAACTATTGTCTACTAAAGAGTTGTTTGCAGTTTCTCCCTGGATTAAAGTTTATGAAGATACGATAAAACTTCCCAGTGGGAGAATCGTTGAGGATTATTATCGGATTGCACTTCCTGAATATGCAATGATTTATGCTCAGAGAAAGGATGGAAAGGTTCTCTTTGAACGACAATATAAACATGGTCTTGGGAAAATAACACTTGTTTTGCCAGCAGGAGCTCTGGAAAAAGGGGAAAGGGCTATTGAAACTGCAAAAAGAGAACTGCTTGAAGAAACAGGTTACCAGGCAGGTAGATGGAAATATGTTGGGTCATTTTTAGTGAATGGAAATAAAGGATGCGGAAGAGCTCACTTTTTTATTGCAAAAGAACTAGAAAAGATTTCTGAGCCGGTAATTGATGATATGGAGGAACCTGAAATTGTGTTTATTTCTGAGCATTCTATCATGAAGGCAATATTTAACGGTGAAATTTCTACTCTTGCTACTGCGTCTTTAGTAGCAATTGCAACAAACCCCGCTATATCCCAAATCTATTAGATAAATAAAGATAGAATAATGAAAGCTATTATTTTGGCAGGCGGATTTGGTTTGCGTTTACGTGGAACCGTTAAGAATTTACCAAAACCAATGGCTCCGATAACCGGAAGACCTTTCCTTGAATACTTAGTATTACAGCTTAAAAAATGGGGAATTAACGAAATAATACTTGGGGTAGGATATCTAAAAGGAAAAATTAAATCTTATTTCGGTAATGGCAAACAGTGGGATGTGCATATTATATATTCTGAGGAAAATAAGCCCTTAGGAACAGGGGGAGCTATCAAGAAGGCGGTTGAATTAATAGATGATGATGAGTTTTTGGTAATGAATGGAGATTCTTTTCTTGATTTGGATTTCAATCGGATTATTAGTTTTCATCGGAAACAAAAAGCAGTAGCTACTATAGGTATAACCTGTGTTGATGATTTAAGCCGTTATGGTAAGGTAGAAATTAATAGTAAAAACGAGGTAATTAAGTTTGTTGAAAAAGATTCTGATGTGGGCAGATTTATTAATGGAGGAGTGTACGTCTTCACTCGTAAGATTATTAATTGCATTCCTATGGGTAAAGTTTCTTTGGAACATGATGTTTTACCTGCCCTTATCAATCAAGGATTATATGGTATGATAACAAAAGGGTTCTTCGTAGATATAGGCGTGCCTCAGGATTTCTTTGACCTATGCAAAAATCCCGAAAAGTTATTGAATGCTGTATGAAAAATTAAGGTAACGTAATTAAAAATGTGCGATTTCTTTATGAGAGATAAACAAGGATTATTGGCTTTAATAATAGGTGTTTGTCTTTTATTTTGCCTTACTACAAGTTCTTTTTCTGAGTCGACATTAGTTGAAGGCAATAGTGACTTGATTGTTTTTACTTATACTAAGTATTTAGATGGTAAGCCAGTTTTAATTTTTAGTGAACAAGTATCAGAAAAGTTATCCAATCTACTCAATAAAGTCGATAATATAGTATTTTGTGATAGTACCCGGCAGGATTTGGCGCTGAAGTTAATTAAGGGAAAGTCAGAGGCAGAAGTTTGGCAGAGAATGAAGAGCTCTGAACCTGAGATAGCGTACATATTTACAAAAGATGGGGAATTCTATGTGCCAGAAACCATTAAAAATTATGAGTTAAAGGTAAAACTAAAGCCAAAGGCAGTAGAATCCCGCGTTTACATAAGACCAAAGATACTATCTGACACTTCCCTTCTTGATTCTGGAGCACAACATATGCCTCACGAAGATTTTCCAGATATTATACTTCAAGGAACTCCCGTATTATTCACCAAAGATATAGAGGCGGATTTAGAAGAATTTCCTGCTTTTAAGCTGGAAGCAGAATTTGAGAACAAGGGATCAAGTAAGTTACTTATATACCTCGGAATTGATTATACAGGAGATAATATTATTGATAGTTGTCTGAAATTCGAAGATGTGAGTGTGTGTGAATATAATATTTTTGAATTGGCAAAAACTAAATGGAAAAAGTTCAATAAATTTGTATTAAAAGAAATCTGCTTTCAGATTTTGCCTGAGGATAAAAAAAAGAATGAGAAAGAAAAAGCAGAAGCAGGGATTTTTAGGATAAAAGATATAAGTTTATTTAACGAGAATTCATTGGCCGTAGTGGAAAAAAAGTATCAGAGAGCTCAATTGAAATTTCAAGAAGTGAATGCTAAATCCAGCATTATAGAAAAGGATGATACAATTAATATCTCTGTTTGCGTTGAGGATGAACCTGTAGAGAAGGATCACAAAAAAAAGAGAACCGGGAAGATAAAGATTCAAGTTCCGCTAGAGATAAGAAATTTCCATTATTTTTCATTTAATTATGAATTAGAGGATCCGGAATTTCAGGATATTAAACTTGCAATTTCAATAAATAAGGAGAATAAAAGAAGGACAATTGGTATTCCTGCAAGCCGGTATACAAAACTTAGAGAAACCCAAAAGATAGAAGTCAATCTTAAAAGGATAATCCCTAAAGGATATGAAGTTGAAGATTTAATTATTATACTTGAGCAGAAAGAACTTGATGAAAATGTTTCTCGAAAAAATAAGTGGCGTCGATTTCAGTTGGCTAATCTCCAGTTATACGAGAAATTTCCTTATTCTTTAAAAACAGAGCAGGGAAAAGAAAATTTTTTATCTTTGTTATCAATAGTAAATCCACCTCTTGTAAAAATAGATAATCAAATTTTCCACTTAAATGATTTTGTAAGTTGGAAAAATTTCAAAGATTTAGAAAACAATATTTTGCTAAAGAAATTCGCATTTTCAGTGGGAGAGCATAAGTATGAAAAATTTGAAAATGAAACTTTAGATGTTGAATGGGTGATAATAGAACCAGAGGGCGGAGGACAGAGGACAGAGGGCAGAAATGGACCAGAGATTACGTTTAAAAAGATAAATCCTGTAAAATATTTGGTAAAGGTTAAAGGAGCAAAATCTGCTTTTTGGATGGTGTTTAGTGAGAGTTTTCATAAGCAGTGGAAACTTTATAAAATCAAAAATCAAAAATCAAAAATCAAAAATTTATTTGATGAAATTGTGGCGGATTATCCGGAATTAGGAGTAAAAGAAGCAAAGAAACTTGTAAAGTTTATTCCTCAGGATATAAACTTTTTATTTGAAAAACCATTAGAAGCGTCACATCAACTGGTTAATACTTATGCCAATGGTTGGTATATAGAGCCAAGAAAACTGGGATTAGGAGAGGATTTTGTTTTGACAATATATTTCTGGCCTCAAAGTTTATTTTATCTTGGACTTGGAATATCTGGGCTAACGTTACTTTGTTGTTTAATTTATTTGACATATAGATGTTTTCCCTTCTCTGTCAAGAGAAGGGGTAGGAGGTGAGTTAAAAACAGTGAAACAAAAAATTAGATATATAATTTTCATTGTTTTATTAGGTTTTGTTATAGGTTTTTTATATAACCACATCGTAATTCAAGACTCTTATAGGAAAGATCTGTTCTGCTATAAGAATAGTATTAAATTACATAATTCAGAATACATTAACCTAACCTACATAATTCGTTATAAAGAAACCCTGCTTCTGAAAATAGTTTCTTCATCTGCAAAAAAAACAATTGTTTTTAATAATAAAGTTTTAACCCCGTATAAAACACAAAAACACTTTAGAAAATTAAATAATCTTTTCGTGAAAGAATATTATACGAAACCTATTGATTATGTTCTTATCCCAGCAGATATAGTAAATGTCGGAAAGAATTTACTCAAAATATCATTCCTGCAAGATGTTCGTGATTGCGTAACAATAAAAATGGGGAATTACCATCGCAATACTAATGATCAGATATTTATCTTATTTAAAGATTCTCATGTTTTGCCCTTAAAGAAAAGCTCTATTACATATCTATATTCAGCCTTGATTGTCTTATCTCTATCTTTGTTATTAGCGTGGATATCGAAAATTTTATTTATTAGAAGACTAGGAACGAAAAAGGATGATATTTATTTAAAGATTCTCATTTTCTTTCTACCTGCGAATATTTTATTTTTTCCAGCATATATAATCCCAAGAATAGTTGAGCTGAGATTATTTACTACAGCAAGGTTTTTTTATATGCTACAAGCAGTTTCGTTAGGTATTATGTATTCTATATTTTTATATAATTGTAATAAGGGAATAATAATTGAAAATATTGAGAAATCGTATGCAGACTTAAGAAAGGGGTTTTTGCCAGTACATGCTTTTATGATTGCTATAACCATTATAATTATACGCTGTCTAAGATATTTGCGCTCACGAATGATATCACTTTGGCAGTCTATTTCGCGTGTCTTGGATACTTAGAATTTAGGTTTGTGAAGAGCAAGAAAAAAGCGGGAAAAAGAATAAGGGATATATAAACAATGAAACGGAAAGTTAGATATATAATTTTTTCTGGTTTATTAAGTCTAATTATAAGTTTTTTCTATAACTGCAGCGTAATTCCAGATTCTTATGAGAAAGAGCTGTTCTTCTATGAGGATAGTATTAAGTTACGTGATTCAAAATACATTAATATGACCAACCTAATTCCTTATAAAGAAACCTTGCTTCTGAAAATAGCCTCTTTATATAAAAGGAAGACAATTATTTTTAATAATAAAATTTTAATTCCGTATAAAACAAAAAAATATTCCAGGAAATTAAAGAATCTTTTCGTGAAAGAATATTATATAAAACCTGTTGATTATGTTCTCATTACAGCAGATATAGTAAATGTCGGAAAAAATTCACTCAAAGTATCTTTCCCTCGAGATGTTCGTGATTGCGTAACAATAAAAATAGGGAATTACCATCGCAATACTAATGATCAGATATTTATCTTATTTAAAGATTCTCATGTTTTGTCCTTAAAGAAAAGCTCTATTACATATCTATATTCAGCCTTGATTGTCTTATCTCTATCTTTGTTATTAGCGTGGATATCGAAAATTTTATTTATTAGAAGACTAGGAACGAAAAAGGATGATATTTATTCAAAGATTCTCATTTCCTTTCTACCTGCGAATATTTTATTCTTCTCGACATATATGATCTCAATGACAGCTGATTTAAAACTATTTGTAACATCGGGTTATTTTTATATGCTGCAGATGATTTCATTGGGTATTACGTATTCTATATTTTTATATAATTGTAATAAGGAAATAATAATTGAAAATATTGAGAAATCGTATGCAGATTTAAGAAAGGGTTTTTTGCCAGTACATGCTTTTATGATTGCTGTAATCGTTATAATTACACGCTGCTTAAGATATCTGCATTCACGGACGATACTATTCTGGCGGTGGTTAAAGTCAAGGTCATTCAGTGATAAATGTGTAATTCTATTTATGTTCCTTCTCATTGTCTGTACTTTACTATTAATTGCACATTTAGAAATAGCGGCAGAGCAGCTGGCAAGTATTGCGTATCTTGCATTGTGTTTTGGTGTCATTATTAAGTTGGTAAAATCAGTAAGAGAAAAAGATTGAATGAATAATAAATTATATAATTTGATAGCGATAATTCTCTTCACAATTCTTGCTCTTATAGTTACCTTTCCTGTTATATTTAATATGAGTAAACTAATCTATGGTTATCCTGATGATACAATTGGAACTTTATCTTGTATTTGGTATTATAAGTTTGCAGTTCTTCATCATTTTAATCCATGTATAAATTTTCACGTTGGTTTTCCTTTTGAAGAATCCTCTCTTGGCTCTGGTGCGATTATTGAGAAGATAATAACAGGTCCTATAGCGATTTTAACTAGTGAAATATTTACATGGAACTTGTTTAGTATTTTGAATTTTGCTTTATCTGCAATTCTAATGTATAGCCTGGTAAGGTATTTGACAGACAACAAAATATCAGCCTTTATCTCAGGAATTATATACGGTTTTTGCCCTCATATTTGTATGCAGTCATTTAATCATATACAGATTGCTGCAATTCAGTGGATGCCTCTCTACATTTTATTTCTTATGAAATTATTATTTGAGAAAAATTATAAAAATGCACTCTTTTGCGGAATTTTCTATGCATTAGTCCTGTTGTCAAACGCATACTATGGCTATTACATGCTTTTGTTTACAGTGATATTTATTGTCTTCTTAGTATTAAAACATATCAAAAATCCAGGAGCAGTGATAAAGAAAAATAGATTCAAAATATTGAAATTAGCTGGTGTAGGCTTTTTAACTTCATTAATTATTATTATTCCATATGAATACAAAATAATTAAGCCAATTTTTTCAAAAGACAAGAATAATCCAGCTGTGTTCAATCGGCCACTACAGGGATTGATATTTTCCGCAGCCCGACCCAAGGATTTTCTGCTTCCTCCGCGTACAAATCCTGTGCTCAAGAATATATCCAAGCCATTTATGTCTCCTGATTTCGGCAGTATGATAGACCATACCTTGTATCTTGGATATACACCGCTAATTCTATCCATTATAGCAGCAGGCTTTTGGTGGAAAAGAAGGGAAAAGGAAAAAGGGAAAATGGGGAAGTTTAATTTTGTTGTACCATTTTTCGTGGCAGTCTTCTTCGTCTTTGGAATTATGTCTTCTCCGCCGTGGATTCCTATTGGCGCAGCGAAGCTGAACAGCGCGCCATTCAAGCTTCCAATGCCGTCATATTTTCTTCATAAAATATTCCCAATGTTCAGGTATTACTCAAGAATGGTTGTTGTAATGATGATATCATTGAGCGTCCTTTCGGGAATTGGGATAAAATTCTTATTAGAAAAATTTAAAATTAAAAATTTAAAATTAAAAATTATTTTTGCAGGTATAATTTTTGTCTTAATAGGAATTGAGTATGTAAATATTCCGCCATTTCATTACTTTGATTCAACACCGCCGGAGGTGTATACATGGCTGGCAAAACAGGATGGAGAGTTTAGCTCTGCTATTGCTGAATATCCGATGCTTGCCGGAAGAACGCCGGAATATGGATATCTGTTCTGGCAGAGGGTACATAAGCAGAAACTTGTTAATGGAGGAGACAGGGCTCGTTTAATGAAGCTCCTATACATTGATAATTCCAAAATCGTCAATCAGCTTAGAGAATGGGGAGTTAAGTATGTGATTATCCATAGGGACTTATACAAAGATTATGAGAAAGACTACAATATTCCTATGCCGATTATTGATGAAGAGAAACTTGGTTTGAGGCTGATAAGGGCTTTTGATCAGAAAAAGAACAAAAATTACAAAGAACAGTATTTTTCTCCGAACATGTATTTTGACAAATTCTTTGGCAAAACAGATGTATATAAGATAAAATAAGAAAACTTAGGAGAAAGGTATTATGCGAGAACTGGTTTTAGTAACAGGCGGTGCGGGGTTTATTGGCT comes from the bacterium genome and includes:
- a CDS encoding YfhO family protein; this encodes MNNKLYNLIAIILFTILALIVTFPVIFNMSKLIYGYPDDTIGTLSCIWYYKFAVLHHFNPCINFHVGFPFEESSLGSGAIIEKIITGPIAILTSEIFTWNLFSILNFALSAILMYSLVRYLTDNKISAFISGIIYGFCPHICMQSFNHIQIAAIQWMPLYILFLMKLLFEKNYKNALFCGIFYALVLLSNAYYGYYMLLFTVIFIVFLVLKHIKNPGAVIKKNRFKILKLAGVGFLTSLIIIIPYEYKIIKPIFSKDKNNPAVFNRPLQGLIFSAARPKDFLLPPRTNPVLKNISKPFMSPDFGSMIDHTLYLGYTPLILSIIAAGFWWKRREKEKGKMGKFNFVVPFFVAVFFVFGIMSSPPWIPIGAAKLNSAPFKLPMPSYFLHKIFPMFRYYSRMVVVMMISLSVLSGIGIKFLLEKFKIKNLKLKIIFAGIIFVLIGIEYVNIPPFHYFDSTPPEVYTWLAKQDGEFSSAIAEYPMLAGRTPEYGYLFWQRVHKQKLVNGGDRARLMKLLYIDNSKIVNQLREWGVKYVIIHRDLYKDYEKDYNIPMPIIDEEKLGLRLIRAFDQKKNKNYKEQYFSPNMYFDKFFGKTDVYKIK
- a CDS encoding NUDIX hydrolase, with product MARTSKKVQPWQLLSTKELFAVSPWIKVYEDTIKLPSGRIVEDYYRIALPEYAMIYAQRKDGKVLFERQYKHGLGKITLVLPAGALEKGERAIETAKRELLEETGYQAGRWKYVGSFLVNGNKGCGRAHFFIAKELEKISEPVIDDMEEPEIVFISEHSIMKAIFNGEISTLATASLVAIATNPAISQIY
- a CDS encoding nucleotidyltransferase family protein, which gives rise to MKAIILAGGFGLRLRGTVKNLPKPMAPITGRPFLEYLVLQLKKWGINEIILGVGYLKGKIKSYFGNGKQWDVHIIYSEENKPLGTGGAIKKAVELIDDDEFLVMNGDSFLDLDFNRIISFHRKQKAVATIGITCVDDLSRYGKVEINSKNEVIKFVEKDSDVGRFINGGVYVFTRKIINCIPMGKVSLEHDVLPALINQGLYGMITKGFFVDIGVPQDFFDLCKNPEKLLNAV
- a CDS encoding DegT/DnrJ/EryC1/StrS family aminotransferase yields the protein MKIPFGTISITKKSRELIKEILKSNRLSSGKHVREFEKKFAKLIGTKEAIAVSSGTDALVLALAVLYEFGARRGDEIIVPALSFVATGNAVLHAGFTPVFVDINKKTLNIDCSKIEGVITKKTKAILPVHLMGKPADMDTINSIAKKHNLYVIEDAAEAHGAVYKNKNIGTIGDMAAYSLYVAHIISTVEGGIITTDNQNFAETIRSLRSHGRACKCESCVLNTASAYCPKRFKYKDNADIRFIFERVGFSSKMNEMEAAIGIGNLDIYNDILSRRRENLYYLIKKFKNFEPYMATIEKESYEEIGPHAFPMIIQEGVKFTRNQLVTFLEKNEIDTRSLFSSMPTQCLGFKFLGYKEGDFPNAEYIGEHGIHIGVHQDLDKEKCDYIINTIGKFLSKNG
- a CDS encoding kinase, whose amino-acid sequence is MIISRTPFRISFFGGGTDYPVWYRENSGAVLSTTIDKYCYITCRRLPPFFEYKHRIVYSKYEHVNEIDEIVHPAVREAFRFMDIKDGLEIHHDGDLPARSGLGSSSSFTVGLLHALYALKGEMVTKKRLSLEAIHIEQEMIKENVGSQDQVSVAFGGLNKIEFSGNHDIEVRPITIREPRLQELQDCLMLFFTGFTRIASDVAGDKISQIPNKKKELNILHDMVNNAIDILNGNYDLVEFGKLLDESWKIKKSLSSKVSNRNIDNIYESAIKAGATGGKILGAGSGGFILFFVRPEKRDRVKKALSPLLHVPFRFDKTGSQIIYYSESGV